One segment of Lachancea thermotolerans CBS 6340 chromosome E complete sequence DNA contains the following:
- the MSF1 gene encoding phenylalanine--tRNA ligase (similar to uniprot|P08425 Saccharomyces cerevisiae YPR047W), with protein sequence MSRSRALISWCKTSLRRYSSAGSKITINGVEYETHPEFTNVSGTIHNLCDRSLHLKPSHPIGIIRKLIEDKLNSTSDAYSIYSNFKPVVTVEENFDSLGFPNDHPGRSKSDTYYVNDKHLFRTHTSAHEMECFQNIKAPRNVTGSGTRTSKPGFLISADVYRRDEIDRTHYPVFHQMEGAHIWTRSKETLKEGQEPTHIQKLRAELEAIEKQLQGESMKLQVEDDTSLEGNPKQDYMSDLEVELCSQHLKRSIELVVAQVFNKKVESMGGAAKDPVLPVRWVKAYFPWTAPSWEIEVFWQGEWLELCGSGIVREQVLLNAGYEHNSTIGWAFGLGLDRIAMLLFEIPDIRLFWTHDDRFHSQFEEGKISKFKPYSKYPGTTRDVAFWLPDDQTCKVIHENDLMEIVREMAGDLVESVKIIDDFTHPKTKKRSLCYRINYQSMDRNLTNDEINAIQESVGNELVDKFKVTLR encoded by the coding sequence ATGAGCCGCTCAAGAGCGCTGATATCATGGTGCAAAACATCACTAAGACGTTACTCCAGTGCTGGATCGAAAATAACCATAAATGGGGTGGAGTATGAGACACATCCCGAATTCACTAACGTATCCGGAACAATCCATAACCTCTGCGATCGCTCGCTTCATTTGAAACCCTCCCACCCTATCGGTATCATAAGGAAATTGATAGAAGATAAGTTGAACTCAACGAGCGACGCGTATTCAATATacagcaacttcaaaccTGTGGTCACTGTCGAGGAAAATTTCGACTCTCTAGGATTCCCCAACGATCATCCAGGCAGATCCAAAAGCGATACTTATTACGTTAACGATAAACATCTATTCAGGACACATACTTCCGCACATGAAATGGAGTGTTTCCAAAATATCAAAGCCCCTAGAAATGTGACAGGTTCGGGGACTCGGACCAGCAAACCGGGGTTTTTGATTTCTGCTGATGTGTACCGTAGAGATGAGATTGACAGAACGCACTACCCTGTTTTCCATCAAATGGAAGGTGCGCACATCTGGACCCGGTCGAAAGAGACGCTAAAGGAAGGCCAGGAACCAACACATATACAAAAGTTAAGAGCAGAATTAGAAGCGATTGAGAAACAGCTTCAAGGCGAAAGCATGAAACTGCAAGTGGAGGATGACACGTCCTTAGAAGGTAATCCCAAACAGGATTACATGTCCGATCTCGAAGTTGAGCTATGCTCGCAGCACCTGAAAAGGAGTATCGAGCTTGTGGTTGCCCAAGTCTTCAATAAAAAAGTCGAGAGCATGGGGGGCGCTGCAAAAGACCCTGTACTACCTGTCCGGTGGGTCAAGGCATACTTTCCGTGGACCGCGCCGTCTTGGGAGATAGAAGTTTTTTGGCAAGGCGAATGGCTCGAACTTTGCGGCTCTGGAATTGTGCGTGAGCAGGTGTTACTTAATGCTGGGTATGAACATAACAGTACAATAGGCTGGGCTTTTGGGCTAGGGCTCGATAGAATTGCTATGCTGCTTTTCGAAATCCCGGACATACGTTTGTTCTGGACTCATGACGACCGTTTCCATTCACAATtcgaagaaggaaaaatttcgaagttcaAACCTTATTCGAAGTACCCAGGCACTACGCGCGATGTCGCGTTCTGGTTGCCAGATGATCAAACTTGCAAGGTTATCCATGAGAACGATTTGATGGAAATTGTGAGAGAAATGGCCGGCGACTTGGTCGAGAGTGTCAAAATTATAGATGACTTCACACACCCAAAAACTAAAAAGAGATCGCTGTGCTATAGAATAAATTACCAGTCCATGGATAGGAACTTGACCAACGACGAAATCAATGCAATCCAAGAAAGTGTTGGCaatgagcttgttgacaagttcaaagtTACTTTAAGGTAG
- the TAH18 gene encoding NAPDH-dependent diflavin reductase (similar to uniprot|Q12181 Saccharomyces cerevisiae YPR048W TAH18 Protein with a potential role in DNA replication displays synthetic lethal genetic interaction with the pol3-13 allele of POL3 which encodes DNA polymerase delta), producing MSSKKIAILYGSETGNSFEFASILSYKLHRQHFAHTLSSFGNYNARDILSCRYMFIICSTTGQGDLPRNAKENVSGEPRGTLWSFLKRRDLPANFLSHLHVTMLGLGDSSYPKFNFAIRKFHKRMVNQLGANEIFPRLEADESGIIGSNGGTGTGVEAVYFEYEKRIVQYLAGKFPTWKLNNQVIKREEIPAESFMAPKCVLKLSTNSNALEGPSFAAPSSIKTGSVVTNKRITHEDHFQDVRQFVFRGESEFYEPGDTVALYPHNKDEDVQKFLEAQPHWKEYADKALELSGPMIDQEGGFVSPMTLRNLLKFHCEITSIPRKTFFMKTWMFATDKSRLEGGEEQLIQQRNKLSQFALEEDMDDLYDYCNRPRRSLLEVLGDFPSLKLPWEYALEYLPHIKPRLFSISSKPLDPEIELTVAIVKYKTILRKIRKGLCTDYLQALEQGDTVRYKLQRNQLLKPWMKSLPAVLISPGVGLAPMKCLIQSEFFGQIALFFGNRVKERDFLYENELTAWHKSGKIALYTCFSRDPLHSPKARYVQDVMWQNGEKLADLILNGKAIVYICGSSGKMPVQVRLTIIEILKEWGGLTENNVAEDYLKNMEKDDRYLQETW from the coding sequence ATGAGTTCTAAAAAAATCGCAATCCTTTACGGTTCAGAGACGGGAAATTCTTTCGAATTTGCCAGTATTCTGTCATACAAGCTCCACAGACAACATTTTGCGCATACGTTGAGTTCATTTGGAAACTATAATGCTCGAGACATACTCAGCTGTCGCTACATGTTCATAATATGTTCAACTACAGGTCAAGGTGACTTACCGCGCAATGCCAAAGAAAACGTATCTGGCGAACCAAGAGGCACGTTATGGTCATTTCTCAAAAGGAGAGATCTCCCtgcaaacttcttgagccACCTACACGTTACGATGTTAGGCTTAGGCGATTCTTCGTACCCAAAGTTTAATTTTGCAATCAGGAAATTTCATAAGCGCATGGTGAACCAACTCGGAGCTAACGAGATTTTTCCAAGACTGGAAGCCGATGAGTCTGGCATTATAGGAAGTAACGGAGGTACTGGTACAGGCGTGGAGGCTGTGTACTTTGAATACGAGAAGAGGATCGTACAGTATCTTGCTGGAAAATTTCCTACTTGGAAGTTAAACAATCAAGTAATAAAGCGGGAGGAGATTCCAGCTGAATCGTTTATGGCACCTAAGTGTGTCCTCAAACTAAGCACTAACAGTAATGCTTTGGAAGGGCCGTCTTTTGCGGCTCCTTCATCGATTAAAACCGGGTCTGTTGTCACGAACAAAAGAATAACGCATGAGGACCACTTCCAAGATGTTCGTCAGTTCGTCTTCAGAGGGGAAAGCGAGTTCTATGAACCTGGTGACACGGTTGCGTTGTATCCGCACaacaaagatgaagacgtcCAGAAATTTTTAGAGGCTCAGCCACATTGGAAGGAGTATGCTGATAAAGCTCTTGAGCTATCGGGCCCTATGATTGATCAAGAGGGAGGTTTTGTTTCTCCAATGACGCTGAGGAACCTTTTGAAGTTCCACTGTGAAATCACGAGTATACCTAGAAAGACATTTTTCATGAAAACATGGATGTTTGCAACGGACAAATCGCGGTTAGAGGGTGGTGAGGAGCAGCTTATCCAACAGCGGAATAAACTCAGCCAATTCGCGCTCGAAGAGGATATGGACGATCTTTATGACTACTGTAATAGGCCGCGCAGGTCTTTACTTGAGGTTTTGGGCGACTTTCCCTCTCTCAAGCTTCCATGGGAGTACGCACTCGAATACCTTCCACATATCAAGCCTCGGCTTTTCTCTATATCCAGTAAGCCATTAGATCCTGAAATTGAGTTGACTGTTGCGATTGTTAAGTACAAGACAATACTTCGGAAAATTAGAAAGGGCCTATGCACTGACTACTTACAGGCCTTGGAACAAGGCGACACAGTGCGCTATAAGCTGCAGAGAAATCAACTCTTGAAGCCTTGGATGAAGTCTTTGCCTGCAGTCTTAATAAGTCCGGGAGTTGGTCTTGCGCCAATGAAATGCCTGATTCAGTCAGAGTTTTTCGGGCAGAttgctctcttttttggaaacaGAGTTAAGGAAAGAGATTTTCTTTACGAAAATGAACTGACGGCCTGGCATAAAAGCGGAAAGATTGCGTTATACACCTGCTTCTCGCGCGATCCCTTGCATTCGCCCAAAGCTAGGTATGTTCAAGATGTCATGTGGCAGAATGGAGAGAAGCTCGCCGATTTGATACTTAACGGAAAAGCCATTGTCTATATTTGTGGGTCCTCTGGGAAAATGCCGGTACAGGTTAGGTTAACAATTATAGAAATCCTAAAAGAGTGGGGCGGCCTCACTGAGAATAACGTTG